A single region of the Glycine max cultivar Williams 82 chromosome 20, Glycine_max_v4.0, whole genome shotgun sequence genome encodes:
- the LOC100802244 gene encoding cationic peroxidase 1 encodes MAITHPTYIFLKPLLVEVPFAMAAISSLSLFFKLKFSLILISCVIGVTSAQLSSKFYDKSCPKALTTIRKEVERAVRNESRMGASLLRLHFHDCFVQGCDASVLLDDTANFTGEKNSFPNANSLRGFEVIDNIKSKLEGMCKGVVSCADILAVAARDAVVALGGQKWEVQVGRRDSTTASLDEANSDLPAPFLDLSGLITAFAKKNFTTQELVTLSGGHTIGLVRCRFFRARIYNESNIDPTFAQQMQALCPFEGGDDNLSPFDSTTPFKFDNAFYKNLVQLKGVVHSDQQLFTNNGSGPTNDQVNRYSRNMGNFKKDFADAMFKMSMLTPLTGSNGQIRQNCRLVNPPSTTVS; translated from the exons ATGGCCATAACCCACCCAacatatatattcttaaaacCTCTACTAGTAGAAGTACCCTTTGCAATGGCTGCAATAAGTTCTCTCTCTTTGTTCTTCAAACTAAAGTTTtcgttgattttaatttcatgtgttATCGGGGTAACTTCAGCTCAGTTATCCTCAAAATTCTATGATAAAAGTTGTCCCAAAGCCCTTACCACCATTAGGAAAGAAGTGGAACGTGCTGTGCGCAATGAGAGTCGCATGGGGGCCTCCTTGCTCCGACTACACTTCCATGACTGCTTCGTTCAA GGATGTGATGCATCGGTGTTGTTAGACGACACGGCAAATTTCACTGGCGAGAAGAACTCATTTCCTAATGCTAACTCCCTTAGGGGTTTTGAAGTCATAGACAACATAAAATCTAAGTTGGAAGGCATGTGTAAAGGTGTTGTCTCTTGTGCTGACATCTTAGCCGTTGCTGCGAGAGACGCTGTTGTTGCT CTTGGTGGACAAAAATGGGAAGTACAAGTAGGCAGAAGAGATTCAACCACAGCAAGTTTAGACGAAGCCAATTCAGATTTACCAGCTCCCTTTTTGGATCTTAGTGGCCTCATCACTGCTTTCGCCAAGAAAAATTTCACTACCCAAGAACTTGTTACTTTATCAG GTGGTCACACAATCGGACTAGTTAGATGCCGTTTCTTCAGAGCGAGGATTTACAACGAGAGCAACATAGATCCGACATTTGCACAACAAATGCAAGCATTGTGTCCCTTCGAAGGTGGTGATGACAATTTGTCTCCTTTCGATTCCACCACACCATTCAAATTTGACAATGCATTCTACAAGAACTTGGTGCAGCTAAAGGGTGTAGTACACTCGGACCAACAACTCTTCACGAACAATGGATCTGGTCCCACAAACGATCAAGTAAATAGATACAGCAGAAACATGGGAAATTTCAAGAAGGACTTTGCAGATGCAATGTTTAAGATGAGCATGCTCACCCCACTAACTGGCTCCAACGGTCAGATTAGGCAAAACTGCAGGCTAGTCAATCCACCATCAACCACTGTCTCCTGA
- the LOC100802774 gene encoding protein RDM16 isoform X2 yields MQKELSEKLKKIPQLNKSSTQTLQGSSNLGSKTESTMPSSNAGVALITSTSASMGHVANMSISASTASANPPATATSATGTATLPNFEAVRRAQELAARLGFRPDPQFAPLINTFPGQNQMVTDVAIPQKPTKAPVLRLDAQGREIDEHGNVVNVTKPSNLSTLKVNINKQKKDAFEILKPVLDVDPESNPHFDATMGINKTKLLRPKRMNFQFVEEGKWSRDAETIKLKSKFGEAQAKEHKAKQAQLAKAKAAPDINPNLIEITERVVIKEKPKDQIPEIEWWDVPLLHSGNYGDIDNGTIGEDKLKMEKITFYVEHPRPIEPPAEPAPPPPQPLKLTKQEQKKLRTQRRIAKEKERQEMIRQGVIEPPKPKVKISNLMKVLGTEATQDPTRLEKEIRSAAAEREQAHIDRNIARKLTPAELREKKERKLFDDPNTVETLVSLYKINDLSHPKARFRVDVNAQENRLTGCAVICDGISVVVVEGGNKSIKRYGKLMLRRINWTDVSKETEENEDSDDDKPINKCVLVWQGSVAKPSFNRFSVHDCITEAAGRKVFVDAGVPHYWDLAVNYVEDEAV; encoded by the exons ATGCAGAAAGAGTTGTCAGAAAAGCTCAAGAAAATTCCTCAG TTGAATAAGAGTTCTACCCAAACTTTGCAAGGAAGCTCAAACTTGGGTTCAAAGACTGAATCTACAATGCCCTCTTCCAATGCTGGAGTGGCATTAATAACTTCCACCTCAGCTTCTATGGGCCATGTTGCAAATATGTCAATTTCCGCCTCAACTGCTTCTGCAAATCCTCCAGCTACTGCCACTAGTGCTACTGGTACTGCAACTCTACCAAACTTTGAAGCTGTCAGGCGTGCTCAAGAGCTTGCTGCCAGGCTGGGATTTCGCCCGGATCCACAATTTGCTCCTCTAATTAATACGTTTCCTGGTCAGAATCAGATGGTAACAGATGTTGCTATCCCACAGAAACCCACCAAGGCCCCTGTTCTTCGTCTTGATGCTCAGGGACGGGAAATAGATGAACATGGAAATGTTGTTAATGTGACTAAACCCAGCAACCTTAGTACATTAAAG GTCAACATTAACAAACAGAAGAAAGATGCATTTGAAATACTAAAACCTGTATTGGATGTCGATCCTGAATCTAATCCTCATTTTGATGCAACAATGGGTATCAACAAAACTAAGCTCCTGCGACCCAAGAGGATGAATTTCCAGTTTGTGGAGGAAGGAAAATGGTCAAGAGATGCTGAAACAATCAAATTGAAG AGTAAATTTGGAGAAGCTCAAGCAAAAGAGCACAAGGCCAAACAAGCACAGTTGGCAAAGGCAAAGGCTGCTCCTGATATAAATCCAAACCTAATAGAAATAACAGAGAGAGTTGTAATCAAAGAAAAACCCAAGGACCAAATTCCAGAAATTGAATGGTG GGATGTGCCTCTTCTGCATTCTGGAAATTATGGTGATATTGATAATGGAACCATAGGTGAAGATAAactgaaaatggaaaagatcaCTTTTTATGTGGAGCATCCTCGTCCAATTGAACCACCTGCTGAGCCTGCCCCTCCACCACCTCAACCATTGAAGCTAACTAAGCAAGAACAGAAGAAACTCCGAACACAAAGACGTATAGCCAAGGAGAAAGAGCGACAGGAGATGATAAGACAGGGTGTAATAGAACCACCAAAACCAAAGGTCAAGATTAGCAACTTAATGAAAGTACTTGGCACTGAAGCAACTCAAGATCCTACTCGGCTTGAAAAGGAAATACGTAGTGCAGCTGCTGAGCGTGAACAGGCTCACATAGATAGGAATATTGCACGCAAACTTACTCCTGCTGAGCTGCgggagaagaaggaaagaaagctgtTTGATGACCCAAATACAGTGGAGACACTTGTCTCTCTTTACAAGATAAATGATCTCTCACATCCAAAGGCCCGCTTTAGAGTTGATGTTAATGCTCAAGAGAACCGGTTAACTGGATGTGCAGTGATTTGTGATGGCATTAGTGTTGTTGTGGTGGAAGGTGGAAACAAGTCAATTAAGAGGTATGGGAAACTTATGCTCAGACGTATTAATTGGACTGACGTTTCAAAAGAgacagaagaaaatgaagattcagatgatgataAGCCTATCAATAAGTGTGTTCTGGTGTGGCAAGGAAGTGTTGCCAAACCAAGCTTCAATAGGTTCAGTGTTCATGACTGCATCACCGAAGCAGCTGGCCGTAAAGTTTTTGTGGATGCTGGTGTTCCTCATTATTGGGACCTAGCTGTGAACTACGTAGAAGATGAAGCTGTTTGA
- the LOC100802774 gene encoding protein RDM16 isoform X1: MDDIEKPEKRSRDRHSERHRDSDEHRHHRSDRNHKRDHKSRDTEGSKDKDRAYERESSRSKVKRDEEREYSHSHKRKEREHSEDMDFLDNKIRVSDERRERRKFGDKVKKEEDDAEEEDGGDNVRAVHEAKVKEEVTNFKDTASLQNGALGSPASVPPETSLTPPSSIPIKVSSNFTTNENKGLSITRSHEVAGKSSTDGPSSTAGKTGSFSIDALAKAKKALQMQKELSEKLKKIPQLNKSSTQTLQGSSNLGSKTESTMPSSNAGVALITSTSASMGHVANMSISASTASANPPATATSATGTATLPNFEAVRRAQELAARLGFRPDPQFAPLINTFPGQNQMVTDVAIPQKPTKAPVLRLDAQGREIDEHGNVVNVTKPSNLSTLKVNINKQKKDAFEILKPVLDVDPESNPHFDATMGINKTKLLRPKRMNFQFVEEGKWSRDAETIKLKSKFGEAQAKEHKAKQAQLAKAKAAPDINPNLIEITERVVIKEKPKDQIPEIEWWDVPLLHSGNYGDIDNGTIGEDKLKMEKITFYVEHPRPIEPPAEPAPPPPQPLKLTKQEQKKLRTQRRIAKEKERQEMIRQGVIEPPKPKVKISNLMKVLGTEATQDPTRLEKEIRSAAAEREQAHIDRNIARKLTPAELREKKERKLFDDPNTVETLVSLYKINDLSHPKARFRVDVNAQENRLTGCAVICDGISVVVVEGGNKSIKRYGKLMLRRINWTDVSKETEENEDSDDDKPINKCVLVWQGSVAKPSFNRFSVHDCITEAAGRKVFVDAGVPHYWDLAVNYVEDEAV, from the exons ATGGACGATATAGAAAAACCCGAGAAGAGAAGCAGAGATCGTCACTCGGAACGCCATCGCGACTCCGATGAGCACCGCCACCATCGATCTGACAGGAATCACAAGCGCGACCACAAATCCAGGGACACCGAAGGAAGCAAGGATAAGGATAGGGCTTACGAAAGAGAAAGTAGCAGGTCGAAGGTGAAACGCGATGAGGAGAGGGAATATTCGCATTCTCACAAGCGGAAGGAGAGGGAGCACAGCGAGGACATGGACTTCCTGGATAATAAAATTAGGGTTTCTGACGAGAGGAGGGAACGAAGGAAGTTTGGGGATAAAGTAAAAAAGGAGGAAGatgatgcagaagaagaagacggTGGTGATAATGTTAGAGCCGTTCACGAGGCCAAGGTTAAGGAGGAAGTTACCAATTTCAAAGACACTGCGTCTCTCCAAAAC GGTGCATTGGGATCACCTGCCAGTGTGCCGCCCGAGACATCTTTGACCCCTCCTTCTTCCATTCCTATCAAGGTATCTTCGAATTTTACCACAAATGAAAATAAGGGTCTTAGTATTACCAGGTCTCATGAGGTTGCTGGAAAATCTAGTACAGATGGACCTTCTTCAACTGCTGGAAAAACTGGAAGCTTCTCTATTGATGCCCTTGCTAAGGCTAAGAAAGCTTTACAAATGCAGAAAGAGTTGTCAGAAAAGCTCAAGAAAATTCCTCAG TTGAATAAGAGTTCTACCCAAACTTTGCAAGGAAGCTCAAACTTGGGTTCAAAGACTGAATCTACAATGCCCTCTTCCAATGCTGGAGTGGCATTAATAACTTCCACCTCAGCTTCTATGGGCCATGTTGCAAATATGTCAATTTCCGCCTCAACTGCTTCTGCAAATCCTCCAGCTACTGCCACTAGTGCTACTGGTACTGCAACTCTACCAAACTTTGAAGCTGTCAGGCGTGCTCAAGAGCTTGCTGCCAGGCTGGGATTTCGCCCGGATCCACAATTTGCTCCTCTAATTAATACGTTTCCTGGTCAGAATCAGATGGTAACAGATGTTGCTATCCCACAGAAACCCACCAAGGCCCCTGTTCTTCGTCTTGATGCTCAGGGACGGGAAATAGATGAACATGGAAATGTTGTTAATGTGACTAAACCCAGCAACCTTAGTACATTAAAG GTCAACATTAACAAACAGAAGAAAGATGCATTTGAAATACTAAAACCTGTATTGGATGTCGATCCTGAATCTAATCCTCATTTTGATGCAACAATGGGTATCAACAAAACTAAGCTCCTGCGACCCAAGAGGATGAATTTCCAGTTTGTGGAGGAAGGAAAATGGTCAAGAGATGCTGAAACAATCAAATTGAAG AGTAAATTTGGAGAAGCTCAAGCAAAAGAGCACAAGGCCAAACAAGCACAGTTGGCAAAGGCAAAGGCTGCTCCTGATATAAATCCAAACCTAATAGAAATAACAGAGAGAGTTGTAATCAAAGAAAAACCCAAGGACCAAATTCCAGAAATTGAATGGTG GGATGTGCCTCTTCTGCATTCTGGAAATTATGGTGATATTGATAATGGAACCATAGGTGAAGATAAactgaaaatggaaaagatcaCTTTTTATGTGGAGCATCCTCGTCCAATTGAACCACCTGCTGAGCCTGCCCCTCCACCACCTCAACCATTGAAGCTAACTAAGCAAGAACAGAAGAAACTCCGAACACAAAGACGTATAGCCAAGGAGAAAGAGCGACAGGAGATGATAAGACAGGGTGTAATAGAACCACCAAAACCAAAGGTCAAGATTAGCAACTTAATGAAAGTACTTGGCACTGAAGCAACTCAAGATCCTACTCGGCTTGAAAAGGAAATACGTAGTGCAGCTGCTGAGCGTGAACAGGCTCACATAGATAGGAATATTGCACGCAAACTTACTCCTGCTGAGCTGCgggagaagaaggaaagaaagctgtTTGATGACCCAAATACAGTGGAGACACTTGTCTCTCTTTACAAGATAAATGATCTCTCACATCCAAAGGCCCGCTTTAGAGTTGATGTTAATGCTCAAGAGAACCGGTTAACTGGATGTGCAGTGATTTGTGATGGCATTAGTGTTGTTGTGGTGGAAGGTGGAAACAAGTCAATTAAGAGGTATGGGAAACTTATGCTCAGACGTATTAATTGGACTGACGTTTCAAAAGAgacagaagaaaatgaagattcagatgatgataAGCCTATCAATAAGTGTGTTCTGGTGTGGCAAGGAAGTGTTGCCAAACCAAGCTTCAATAGGTTCAGTGTTCATGACTGCATCACCGAAGCAGCTGGCCGTAAAGTTTTTGTGGATGCTGGTGTTCCTCATTATTGGGACCTAGCTGTGAACTACGTAGAAGATGAAGCTGTTTGA
- the LOC100803658 gene encoding ABC transporter G family member 6 codes for MSSRIVAENALSLTNIVTPPYFDLMELDDLTRRPSAGDMPTLGQLLKHVGDVRKEASGDGSETPVHHALDIPGIEPRSLPFVLSFSNLTYSIKSRRKMSLSSIFPRRSNRLGAVAEAPTVGESMFTRTKTLLNDISGEARDGEIMAVLGASGSGKSTLIDALANRIAKGSLKGTVALNGEALESRLLKVISAYVMQDDLLFPMLTVEETLMFAAEFRLPRTLSKSKKSARVQALIDQLGLRNAAKTVIGDEGHRGVSGGERRRVSIGTDIIHDPILLFLDEPTSGLDSTSAYMVVKVLQRIAQSGSIVIMSIHQPSYRILGLLDRMIFLSRGQTVYSGSPSQLPLYFSEFGHPIPETDNRTEFALDLIRELEGSPGGTKSLVEFNKSWQSMTKHHQEKEEERNGLSLKEAISASISRGKLVSGASNTNPNPSSMVPTFANQFWVEMATLSKRSFLNSRRMPELIGIRLGTVMVTGFILATMFWQLDNSPKGVQERLGFFAFAMSTTFYTTADALPVFLQERYIFMRETAYNAYRRLSYLVSHALVALPALAFLSLAFAAATFWAVGLDGGISGFLFYFLIIFASFWAGNSFVTFLSGVVPHVMLGYTIVVAILAYFLLFSGFFINRDRIPSYWIWFHYLSLVKYPYEAVLQNEFDDPVKCFVRGVQIFDNTPLGSVPEPLKVKLLETMSSTLGTKITTSTCLTTGADILQQNGVTDLTKWNCFWITVAWGFFFRFLFYLSLLLGSKNKRS; via the coding sequence ATGTCATCTCGCATTGTTGCGGAGAATGCTCTATCGCTCACCAATATTGTCACGCCTCCATATTTCGACCTAATGGAACTGGACGATCTCACGCGCCGCCCCTCCGCCGGAGACATGCCCACGCTCGGACAGCTCCTCAAGCACGTCGGAGACGTGCGGAAGGAAGCCTCCGGCGACGGAAGCGAGACGCCCGTTCACCACGCTCTCGACATCCCCGGGATCGAGCCTCGCTCGCTGCCCTTCGTCCTCTCCTTCAGCAACCTCACCTACAGCATCAAGAGTCGCCGCAAGATGAGCCTCTCATCAATCTTTCCCCGTCGTAGCAACCGCCTCGGCGCGGTGGCGGAGGCGCCAACGGTCGGCGAGAGCATGTTCACTCGGACGAAGACGCTGCTGAACGATATCTCCGGGGAGGCGCGGGACGGCGAGATCATGGCGGTCCTCGGCGCCAGTGGTTCAGGAAAGTCAACCCTAATCGACGCGCTGGCGAACAGAATCGCCAAAGGAAGTCTAAAAGGCACGGTAGCGCTGAACGGCGAAGCTTTGGAGTCGCGTCTTCTGAAGGTGATTTCCGCGTACGTGATGCAAGACGACCTTCTCTTCCCTATGCTCACCGTGGAAGAGACTCTGATGTTCGCTGCGGAGTTCCGACTTCCTCGCACGCTATCCAAGTCGAAAAAAAGCGCACGCGTGCAGGCGCTCATAGATCAGCTAGGTCTCCGAAACGCGGCGAAAACAGTCATCGGAGACGAAGGCCACCGCGGAGTCTCCGGCGGAGAGCGGCGGAGAGTGTCGATCGGAACCGACATAATCCACGACCCGATCCTTCTATTCCTGGACGAGCCAACCTCGGGACTTGATTCAACGAGCGCGTACATGGTGGTGAAGGTGCTGCAGAGAATCGCACAGAGCGGAAGCATCGTGATCATGTCGATTCACCAACCGAGTTACAGAATCCTAGGGCTACTCGACCGCATGATCTTCTTATCACGCGGCCAAACAGTGTACAGCGGTTCACCCTCGCAGCTACCGCTATACTTCTCGGAGTTCGGTCATCCGATTCCAGAAACCGATAACAGAACCGAGTTCGCGTTGGACCTGATTCGCGAACTGGAAGGCTCACCAGGGGGAACAAAGAGCTTGGTGGAGTTCAACAAGTCGTGGCAGAGCATGACGAAGCACCACCAGGAAAAGGAAGAGGAAAGAAACGGCTTGTCGTTGAAGGAAGCAATAAGCGCGAGCATCTCGCGAGGGAAACTGGTATCAGGGGCTAGCAACACGAACCCTAACCCGTCGTCGATGGTGCCAACTTTTGCGAACCAGTTTTGGGTGGAGATGGCGACGCTGTCGAAACGGTCGTTTTTGAATTCTCGAAGAATGCCGGAGTTGATTGGGATTAGATTGGGAACGGTGATGGTGACGGGGTTTATACTGGCCACGATGTTTTGGCAACTGGATAACTCACCAAAAGGAGTGCAAGAGAGGCTAGGATTCTTCGCGTTTGCCATGTCAACTACTTTTTACACCACCGCAGACGCGCTTCCAGTGTTTCTCCAAGAACGCTACATCTTCATGAGGGAAACTGCTTACAACGCCTACCGCAGATTGTCGTATTTGGTTTCCCATGCGCTGGTTGCGTTGCCCGCATTAGCATTTCTCTCGCTGGCTTTCGCGGCAGCCACGTTTTGGGCCGTGGGCCTGGACGGTGGAATATCGggctttttgttttattttctgatAATATTCGCTTCGTTTTGGGCCGGGAACTCGTTCGTGACGTTTCTTTCGGGGGTGGTGCCTCACGTGATGCTGGGTTACACCATCGTGGTTGCGATTCTGGCATACTTCTTGCTCTTCAGTGGCTTCTTCATTAACAGGGATAGGATTCCCAGTTACTGGATATGGTTCCACTACTTGTCGTTGGTGAAGTACCCATACGAAGCGGTTCTGCAGAACGAGTTCGATGACCCCGTCAAGTGCTTCGTGAGGGGTGTCCAGATATTCGATAACACTCCGCTTGGCTCGGTGCCGGAGCCTCTGAAGGTGAAGCTTTTGGAGACCATGAGCAGCACGCTGGGAACGAAGATCACCACCTCCACTTGTTTGACCACAGGTGCCGATATATTGCAGCAAAACGGGGTCACCGATTTGACCAAGTGGAACTGCTTCTGGATCACGGTGGCTTGGGGATTCTTCTTTAGGTTCCTCTTCTATTTGTCATTGTTACTGGGCAGCAAGAACAAGAGGAGCtga